A single Leptolyngbya ohadii IS1 DNA region contains:
- a CDS encoding pyridoxal-phosphate-dependent aminotransferase family protein, which yields MDDKLMLMIPGPTPVPEQVLLALAKHPIGHRSGDFSKITAEVVDGLKWLHQTQNDVLILTASGTGAMEAGMINFLSPGDRVLVGNNGKFSERWAKVCQAYGVNVEQVKAEWGKALDPEAFRERLEADTEKQIKAVVVTHSETSTGVLNDLETINRYVKAHGEALIMVDAVTSLGAANVPIDEWGLDVVASGSQKGFMVPPGLGFVAVSPKAWKAYETAKLPRFYLDLGKYRKSAKENSSPFTPPVNMFFALQVALKMMQAEGLGNIFARHRRHTQATRAAMKALGLPLFAADANASPAITAVAPVNVEAEQVRSILKKKFDIILAGGQDQLKGKIFRVGHLGFVSDRDILTAVSAIEAALQELNYENLNAGAGVAAAAQVLAQG from the coding sequence ATGGACGACAAGTTAATGTTGATGATTCCGGGTCCAACCCCCGTGCCGGAGCAGGTATTGCTGGCACTGGCAAAGCACCCGATCGGGCACCGCAGCGGCGATTTTTCCAAAATTACGGCAGAAGTAGTGGATGGCTTGAAGTGGCTGCATCAGACCCAAAATGACGTGCTGATTCTGACCGCCAGCGGCACTGGGGCAATGGAAGCCGGGATGATCAACTTCCTGAGTCCGGGCGATCGCGTCCTGGTAGGCAATAACGGCAAATTTAGCGAACGGTGGGCAAAGGTTTGTCAGGCTTACGGTGTGAACGTCGAGCAAGTTAAAGCCGAGTGGGGTAAGGCGCTCGACCCAGAAGCATTCCGCGAACGACTGGAAGCCGATACGGAAAAGCAGATTAAAGCCGTCGTTGTGACGCACAGCGAAACCTCTACCGGAGTCCTGAACGACCTGGAAACCATTAACCGCTACGTGAAGGCGCATGGCGAAGCATTAATTATGGTGGATGCCGTCACCAGCTTGGGCGCAGCGAATGTGCCGATCGATGAGTGGGGCTTGGATGTCGTGGCATCGGGTTCGCAGAAAGGCTTCATGGTGCCCCCCGGATTGGGCTTTGTGGCAGTCAGTCCGAAAGCCTGGAAAGCTTACGAAACCGCGAAGCTGCCCCGCTTCTATCTGGATCTGGGCAAATACCGCAAGTCGGCTAAGGAAAACAGCAGCCCCTTCACGCCGCCCGTGAATATGTTCTTTGCGCTTCAGGTCGCTCTGAAGATGATGCAGGCAGAAGGTCTGGGAAATATCTTTGCCCGCCATCGTCGCCACACCCAGGCAACCCGCGCCGCCATGAAAGCGCTGGGACTGCCCCTCTTCGCCGCCGATGCCAACGCCAGCCCTGCGATTACTGCGGTTGCTCCGGTGAACGTGGAAGCCGAGCAGGTGCGATCGATTCTGAAGAAGAAATTCGACATCATCCTCGCAGGCGGACAGGATCAGCTCAAGGGTAAGATCTTCCGCGTCGGACACCTGGGCTTTGTCAGCGATCGGGATATTCTGACGGCAGTTAGTGCGATCGAGGCTGCACTGCAAGAGCTAAACTACGAAAACCTCAATGCTGGGGCAGGAGTTGCGGCGGCGGCTCAGGTTTTAGCTCAGGGATAG
- a CDS encoding DUF5340 domain-containing protein, whose protein sequence is MEPIPLPSHIHYELLLQLLERQTMQAVGYQSPQQEQVHDLIVTLRKALSQQKHLEESCQRANLAIDYRWSLNAAPANPMPPDLCQPQS, encoded by the coding sequence ATGGAGCCTATCCCTCTTCCTTCTCATATTCACTATGAGTTGTTGCTACAGCTGCTTGAGCGCCAGACGATGCAGGCAGTTGGATACCAGTCTCCTCAGCAGGAGCAGGTTCACGATCTAATTGTCACCCTCCGCAAAGCCCTGTCCCAGCAGAAGCATCTGGAGGAAAGCTGTCAGCGAGCAAATTTGGCGATCGATTACCGCTGGTCGCTGAATGCGGCTCCAGCCAATCCCATGCCGCCTGATCTTTGTCAGCCTCAGTCCTGA